One genomic segment of Acinetobacter sp. C26M includes these proteins:
- the murC gene encoding UDP-N-acetylmuramate--L-alanine ligase has protein sequence MSPTNPNQAKKLIKVPEMRRIKNIHFVGIGGAGMCGIAEVLSNQGYKISGSDIKASKTTAQLEANGIKVFIGHSADNIKNANVLVVSTAIDPENPEIKAAIEQRTPIVRRAEMLGELMRYRHGIAVAGTHGKTTTTSLLTTMLAEENLDPTYVIGGLLNSTGVNAALGESRFIVAEADESDASFLYLQPMAAIVTNIDADHMDTYEGSFDKLKDTFIQFLHNLPFYGLAVVCGDDANIREILPRVGRPVLTYGFDEDNDIRAVDVVQEGMQSHFTVLRKDREPLRVTINQPGLHNVLNALAAIGVATDEGVSDGAICRALEGFSGVGRRFQVQGEYEVGEGLVKLVDDYGHHPKEVEATIKAARASHPDRRLVMLFQPHRFSRTRDCFDDFVDVLSQVDQLLLLEVYPAGEKPIVGADSRALARSIRLRGEVEPILVDPVDGNLPNVLQKVLQANDLLLTQGAGNVGAISVELAQHHLYAKSP, from the coding sequence ATGTCTCCTACAAATCCAAACCAAGCCAAAAAGCTGATTAAAGTGCCAGAAATGCGCCGTATTAAAAATATCCACTTTGTTGGTATTGGTGGTGCGGGGATGTGTGGTATTGCCGAAGTATTGAGTAACCAAGGTTATAAAATTTCAGGTTCAGACATTAAAGCGTCGAAAACCACGGCTCAACTCGAAGCGAATGGTATTAAAGTATTTATTGGCCATTCGGCTGACAATATTAAAAACGCCAATGTATTGGTGGTATCGACTGCAATTGATCCTGAAAACCCAGAAATTAAAGCAGCCATCGAACAACGTACGCCAATCGTGCGTCGTGCGGAAATGCTCGGTGAGTTGATGCGCTACCGTCATGGTATCGCGGTTGCGGGAACGCATGGTAAAACTACCACCACCAGTTTGTTGACCACCATGTTGGCAGAAGAAAATCTCGACCCGACCTATGTGATTGGTGGTTTGCTGAATAGCACTGGTGTGAATGCAGCATTGGGTGAAAGCCGTTTTATCGTGGCAGAAGCGGATGAATCTGATGCTTCTTTCTTATATTTACAGCCGATGGCTGCGATCGTGACTAATATCGATGCGGATCACATGGATACTTATGAAGGTAGCTTTGATAAGTTAAAAGATACTTTTATTCAGTTCTTACATAACTTGCCATTCTATGGTTTGGCTGTGGTCTGTGGCGATGACGCCAATATCCGTGAGATTCTGCCACGCGTCGGTCGTCCAGTGTTGACCTATGGTTTTGATGAAGATAATGACATCCGTGCGGTAGACGTAGTACAAGAAGGTATGCAGTCACATTTTACCGTATTGCGTAAAGATCGTGAGCCATTACGTGTCACCATCAATCAACCAGGTTTGCATAATGTCTTGAATGCACTTGCTGCGATTGGCGTGGCAACTGATGAAGGTGTTTCTGATGGTGCGATTTGCCGTGCTTTAGAAGGCTTTAGTGGTGTGGGTCGTCGTTTCCAAGTTCAAGGTGAGTACGAAGTTGGTGAAGGCTTGGTGAAATTGGTGGATGACTATGGTCACCATCCGAAAGAAGTTGAAGCCACCATTAAAGCGGCACGTGCCAGCCATCCAGACCGTCGTTTAGTGATGTTGTTCCAGCCGCACCGTTTTAGCCGTACCCGTGATTGTTTTGATGACTTTGTCGATGTGTTGTCGCAAGTAGATCAGTTGTTATTACTGGAAGTTTATCCAGCAGGTGAAAAGCCGATTGTAGGTGCTGATAGTCGTGCTTTAGCGCGTAGTATTCGCCTGCGTGGTGAGGTTGAACCGATTTTGGTTGATCCTGTGGACGGCAATTTACCGAACGTTTTACAAAAAGTGTTACAAGCAAATGACCTGTTATTAACACAAGGCGCGGGTAACGTTGGTGCAATTTCGGTAGAATTGGCTCAGCATCACTTGTATGCCAAATCCCCCTAA
- a CDS encoding D-alanine--D-alanine ligase, whose product MSNAAKFGKVAVLFGGKSAERAVSLDSGQAVLEALLRSGVQAEAFDPQDRSVTELVGYDRAFIVLHGRGGEDGQIQGVLEWLNLPYTGTGVQGSAIGMDKVKTKQIWQGSDLPTAPYRIISKDTDLDSVIAELGLPVIIKPVHEGSSVGMSKVEKAEDFAAAIEKATQHDAVVMAEKWITGREFTISFLNGQPLPVIRLQPPADVAFYDYEAKYQRNDVEYGIPCGLSESEEKSLQALCLRAFQAVGAEGWGRIDAMQDEQGTFWLLEVNTVPGMTSHSLVPKAAQAVGYSFDQLCVAILEQTLAKSA is encoded by the coding sequence GTGTCAAATGCTGCAAAATTCGGCAAAGTTGCTGTGTTGTTTGGTGGGAAGTCGGCTGAACGTGCTGTGTCATTGGACAGCGGTCAGGCTGTTTTAGAGGCGTTATTGCGTTCGGGCGTACAGGCAGAAGCATTTGACCCACAAGATCGTAGTGTGACTGAACTGGTTGGCTATGATCGTGCTTTTATTGTATTACACGGTCGTGGCGGTGAAGACGGTCAGATCCAAGGTGTATTGGAGTGGTTAAATCTTCCTTATACCGGTACGGGTGTACAAGGTTCTGCAATTGGTATGGATAAAGTTAAAACCAAGCAAATTTGGCAGGGTAGTGATTTACCAACCGCACCTTACCGTATTATTAGCAAAGACACAGACCTTGACTCAGTGATTGCTGAATTGGGCTTGCCAGTGATTATCAAACCTGTGCATGAAGGCTCAAGTGTCGGCATGAGCAAGGTTGAAAAAGCAGAAGATTTTGCTGCAGCAATTGAAAAAGCCACTCAGCATGATGCGGTAGTAATGGCAGAAAAATGGATCACAGGTCGTGAATTCACGATTTCATTCTTAAATGGTCAACCGTTACCCGTGATTCGTTTGCAGCCACCAGCAGACGTTGCCTTCTATGACTATGAAGCAAAATATCAACGTAATGATGTGGAATATGGTATTCCTTGTGGTCTAAGTGAATCGGAAGAGAAAAGCTTGCAAGCACTGTGTTTACGCGCATTTCAGGCTGTGGGTGCAGAAGGCTGGGGTCGTATTGATGCGATGCAAGATGAGCAAGGGACTTTCTGGTTACTGGAAGTGAATACTGTTCCTGGAATGACTAGCCACTCTTTGGTGCCAAAAGCAGCACAAGCTGTTGGCTATAGTTTTGATCAGCTTTGTGTTGCTATTTTAGAGCAAACCTTAGCAAAGTCGGCTTAA
- a CDS encoding cell division protein FtsQ/DivIB encodes MAQLPASMRRKTRPAISSIHEKPPSPKQKMVNAGGWVLLVIAFVVLALGLFGLYKVMTDARAAQLQVVGTNSEVENQQLVQYLSPMIKDNYFTSDLEQIRDQALKVSWVDRVVVSRAWPNAIRVRVMPRHAIARWGTGRLLSDNGDVFSEAVPTTHPNLPLLHGPASQSKMMMRRYNEINQLFHPANLRLKELYLTERMTWFMQFDSGLRIIVDQDQTMNKLQRLSHLAQTDLKPVWSKITAIDLRYRNGLAIQWKNATPPKIVNGQLVVTIDDTSLAGAIQAKP; translated from the coding sequence ATGGCTCAGCTTCCTGCCTCGATGCGCCGTAAAACGCGGCCAGCCATTAGCTCGATTCACGAGAAACCGCCTTCACCTAAGCAAAAAATGGTGAATGCGGGTGGTTGGGTCTTGCTGGTGATTGCGTTTGTTGTATTGGCCTTGGGTTTGTTTGGCTTATATAAAGTCATGACTGATGCTCGAGCGGCACAGTTGCAGGTGGTTGGGACCAATTCTGAGGTTGAAAATCAACAGTTAGTTCAATATCTTAGTCCGATGATTAAAGATAACTATTTCACTTCAGATTTAGAACAAATTCGAGATCAAGCATTAAAAGTATCATGGGTTGATCGTGTGGTGGTGTCACGAGCTTGGCCAAATGCAATTCGGGTGCGAGTAATGCCGCGTCATGCAATTGCACGTTGGGGAACAGGGCGTTTGCTTAGTGACAATGGCGATGTATTTAGTGAGGCAGTGCCAACAACACATCCAAACTTGCCGCTTTTACATGGGCCCGCCAGCCAATCCAAAATGATGATGCGTCGCTATAATGAAATTAATCAATTGTTTCATCCAGCGAATTTGAGATTAAAAGAATTGTATTTAACCGAGCGTATGACGTGGTTTATGCAGTTTGATTCGGGCTTACGGATTATTGTAGACCAAGATCAAACCATGAATAAGTTGCAACGCTTAAGCCATTTGGCACAAACGGATTTAAAACCTGTATGGTCAAAAATCACGGCAATTGATTTGCGTTATCGGAATGGCCTTGCTATTCAGTGGAAAAATGCAACTCCGCCAAAGATTGTCAACGGTCAGTTAGTTGTAACGATTGATGACACAAGCCTTGCAGGGGCAATTCAGGCAAAGCCATAA
- the ftsA gene encoding cell division protein FtsA, which produces MSEAVPSVVAIDIGTHKVSVLIGKIHAPDKIQVIGMATARNRGMVKGKIVSLDKVIAAIKNAVSEAEDMAECRIHSAWVSIPSTELQSFYASGRTPVANHDHIITTNEVVRALELAKASHVSPDYYLASAVPLGFELGDSAEWVQNPVNMSAHSMTGHYQLMMMPISTMQNLDRAMKGANIGVEKMVVSCLATAEASLLKDEKEYGVCLVDIGAGITNIAVYLDGRLALARTLPRGGENVTRDIAAVLQTTTEEAERIKILHGCVDLSVVKPDHMIQVQGIDGTQTISRIELAEIIIARYEEIFTLIREELEHSGAIHGLYHGVVLTGDSCQIEGMVNLARRMLGVSAHLGNPPLQVYADDQHLAALRRSMYATASGLLMFSQSDLQDTVEEPEEASDRSFVDRVANGWNALNSKLKAIF; this is translated from the coding sequence ATGAGTGAAGCTGTTCCCTCAGTTGTTGCGATTGATATTGGGACTCATAAAGTCTCAGTTTTGATTGGTAAGATCCATGCACCAGATAAGATCCAAGTCATTGGCATGGCAACTGCTCGCAACCGAGGTATGGTTAAAGGCAAGATTGTTAGCTTAGACAAGGTGATTGCGGCAATCAAGAATGCGGTATCCGAAGCTGAGGATATGGCTGAGTGTCGTATTCATAGTGCATGGGTGTCGATTCCAAGTACTGAATTACAAAGTTTTTATGCGTCAGGCCGTACTCCTGTTGCCAACCACGATCATATTATTACGACAAATGAAGTGGTGCGCGCGTTAGAGTTGGCCAAAGCCAGTCACGTATCGCCAGATTATTATCTTGCCAGTGCTGTGCCATTGGGCTTTGAGTTAGGTGATTCAGCGGAATGGGTACAAAACCCAGTCAATATGTCTGCACATAGTATGACGGGTCATTATCAGTTGATGATGATGCCAATCAGCACCATGCAAAACCTTGATCGTGCCATGAAAGGGGCGAATATCGGGGTGGAAAAAATGGTGGTGTCTTGTTTGGCAACCGCTGAAGCAAGTTTGCTAAAAGACGAAAAAGAATATGGTGTCTGCTTGGTTGATATTGGTGCAGGTATTACCAATATTGCTGTGTATCTCGATGGTCGTTTGGCTTTAGCGCGAACCCTGCCACGTGGTGGTGAGAATGTTACGCGTGATATTGCTGCTGTTTTACAGACCACCACGGAAGAAGCAGAACGCATCAAGATTTTACATGGCTGTGTTGACCTGAGTGTGGTGAAACCTGATCACATGATCCAAGTACAAGGCATTGATGGCACACAAACCATCAGTCGTATAGAGCTTGCAGAAATCATCATTGCGCGTTATGAAGAAATCTTCACATTAATTCGTGAAGAATTGGAGCATAGCGGTGCGATTCATGGTCTCTACCATGGCGTGGTACTCACAGGTGATTCTTGTCAAATTGAAGGTATGGTCAATTTGGCACGTCGTATGTTGGGTGTGTCTGCTCATTTGGGTAATCCGCCATTGCAAGTCTATGCGGATGATCAACATTTAGCTGCATTGCGTCGTTCAATGTATGCAACTGCATCTGGCTTATTGATGTTTAGTCAAAGTGATTTGCAAGATACGGTTGAAGAGCCAGAAGAAGCAAGTGATCGTAGTTTTGTAGATCGTGTTGCCAATGGTTGGAATGCATTAAATAGCAAATTAAAGGCCATCTTTTAA
- the ftsZ gene encoding cell division protein FtsZ, producing MASFEFIEDELDNGNGQARFTVFGVGGGGGNAVQHMAQSDIQGVKFVCANTDKQALDSMNAPFKIQLGEQSTRGLGAGANPEVGQIAAEESREVIRQHLEGTDMVFVTAGMGGGTGTGAAPVVAEVAKEMGILTVGVVTTPFNFEGRRRQKSAEKGIDALEAHVDSLIIIPNQRLLSVYGDISMKDAYKKADDVLLNAVRSIFDLVVNRGHINLDFADLKTAMSTRGYAMMGAGLGRGEDRARQAAEQAIRSPLLDNVNIINAKGVLINITGGDDITLRETEIITDVVNQIVDLDEGEIFYGTVFDPDARDELRVTVIATGLTRNASEVDQKRRAVTSHAPVSQTAQQSVDEDDVPAISKRTNTDAPVGATASSTPRSSPMSIQDYLKNQQRK from the coding sequence ATGGCCTCATTTGAATTTATAGAAGATGAACTAGACAATGGCAACGGTCAAGCCCGTTTCACAGTATTTGGCGTTGGTGGTGGTGGCGGTAATGCTGTGCAGCACATGGCGCAATCTGATATCCAAGGTGTAAAGTTTGTTTGTGCAAATACAGATAAACAAGCATTGGATAGCATGAACGCCCCATTCAAAATTCAATTGGGTGAACAAAGTACACGTGGTTTAGGTGCAGGCGCGAATCCAGAAGTGGGTCAGATCGCAGCGGAAGAAAGCCGTGAAGTGATTCGTCAACATCTTGAAGGCACCGACATGGTGTTTGTCACTGCCGGTATGGGTGGTGGTACAGGTACTGGCGCTGCGCCAGTGGTTGCCGAAGTTGCCAAAGAGATGGGGATCTTGACTGTGGGTGTAGTGACTACACCATTCAACTTTGAAGGTCGTCGTCGTCAAAAGTCTGCTGAAAAGGGTATTGATGCCTTGGAAGCGCATGTTGATTCATTGATCATTATTCCAAACCAGCGCTTACTCAGCGTTTATGGCGATATCTCAATGAAAGATGCCTATAAAAAGGCAGATGATGTGTTGCTGAATGCAGTGCGCAGTATCTTTGATCTTGTGGTAAACCGTGGTCATATTAACCTTGACTTTGCTGACTTGAAAACAGCCATGAGTACACGTGGTTATGCCATGATGGGTGCTGGTTTAGGTCGTGGTGAAGATCGTGCTCGCCAAGCAGCAGAGCAGGCGATTCGTAGCCCATTGCTTGATAATGTAAATATTATCAACGCAAAAGGCGTATTGATTAACATCACGGGTGGTGATGACATTACCCTGCGTGAAACTGAAATCATTACTGATGTGGTTAACCAAATCGTTGACTTGGATGAAGGTGAAATCTTCTACGGTACGGTATTTGATCCAGATGCACGTGATGAATTACGTGTCACTGTTATTGCAACAGGTTTAACCCGTAATGCGAGTGAAGTTGATCAAAAGCGTCGTGCGGTGACTTCACATGCGCCAGTTTCTCAAACTGCGCAACAATCGGTTGACGAAGATGATGTTCCAGCGATCAGCAAACGTACAAATACGGATGCTCCAGTGGGTGCAACCGCAAGTTCTACGCCACGTTCATCGCCAATGAGCATTCAAGACTATCTGAAAAATCAACAGCGTAAATAA
- the lpxC gene encoding UDP-3-O-acyl-N-acetylglucosamine deacetylase: protein MLKQRTLKRVVKASGIGLHSGQKVLINFVPHHIDGGIVFRRIDLNPPIDLPANALLIQEAFMCSNLVREDIKVGTIEHVMSAIAGLGIDNLIVEVSASEVPIMDGSAGPFIYLLMQGELAEQDAPKKFIRILKPVEALIDDKKAIFSPHSGFQLNFTIDFDHPAFAKEYQSATIDFSTETFVYEVSEARTFGFMKDLDYLKANNLALGASLENAIGVDDTGVVNEEGLRFADEFVRHKILDAVGDLYLLGHQVIAKFDGYKSGHALNNQLLRNVQNDPSSYEIVTFNNESDCPIPYVSVT from the coding sequence ATGTTGAAACAACGTACTCTCAAACGTGTGGTGAAAGCGAGCGGTATTGGTCTGCACAGTGGTCAAAAGGTGCTGATTAATTTTGTTCCACATCATATTGATGGAGGTATTGTCTTTCGCCGTATCGACTTAAATCCCCCGATTGATCTTCCCGCTAATGCTTTATTGATTCAAGAAGCCTTTATGTGCTCGAATTTGGTTCGTGAAGATATCAAAGTTGGCACCATTGAGCATGTCATGAGTGCGATTGCAGGACTGGGGATTGATAATCTGATTGTTGAAGTCTCTGCATCCGAAGTTCCGATTATGGATGGTAGTGCAGGACCTTTTATCTATTTACTCATGCAAGGTGAATTGGCGGAGCAAGATGCGCCAAAGAAGTTCATTCGCATTTTAAAGCCTGTGGAGGCTTTAATCGACGACAAGAAAGCGATTTTTTCACCACATTCAGGCTTTCAGCTCAACTTTACCATCGATTTTGATCATCCTGCATTTGCGAAAGAATACCAATCAGCCACGATCGATTTTTCAACTGAAACTTTTGTTTATGAGGTCAGTGAGGCACGCACTTTCGGCTTTATGAAGGACTTAGATTACTTAAAAGCCAATAATTTGGCCTTAGGCGCAAGCTTGGAAAATGCCATAGGTGTGGATGATACAGGTGTAGTTAATGAGGAAGGTTTACGCTTTGCCGATGAGTTTGTGCGGCATAAAATTTTAGATGCTGTCGGTGATTTGTATTTACTAGGTCATCAAGTTATTGCCAAGTTTGATGGCTATAAATCAGGACATGCGTTAAATAATCAGCTATTACGCAATGTTCAAAATGATCCAAGCAGCTATGAAATTGTAACATTTAATAACGAGAGTGATTGTCCAATTCCTTATGTGAGTGTGACATAA
- a CDS encoding DUF721 domain-containing protein, which produces MSDPSNVFQQKGQHIKTGNLTFLTTQVTQWKQLTKIIQPLLPQPEQWQVVCYQHGVLIITGENQAMISQLSYLQSHYVAQLAQLEGLKELRKIQVRLRNKTVASREPSPPTKALTSETQEQLRSAAEYVSDPKLSQALLRLASNKK; this is translated from the coding sequence ATGTCTGACCCTAGCAACGTTTTCCAACAGAAAGGACAACACATAAAAACTGGAAACTTAACGTTTCTGACGACGCAAGTCACACAATGGAAACAACTTACGAAAATTATTCAACCTTTACTGCCCCAACCAGAGCAATGGCAGGTTGTTTGTTATCAACATGGGGTTTTGATCATAACCGGTGAAAATCAAGCAATGATTAGTCAACTCAGCTATTTACAAAGCCACTATGTTGCGCAGTTAGCTCAGCTCGAAGGACTCAAGGAATTACGAAAAATCCAAGTTCGCTTAAGAAACAAAACAGTTGCCTCTCGTGAACCCTCTCCCCCAACAAAAGCACTTACATCAGAGACCCAAGAGCAATTGCGCAGCGCCGCTGAATATGTGAGCGACCCTAAGCTTAGCCAAGCTTTGCTACGTTTGGCAAGCAATAAAAAGTAA
- a CDS encoding M23 family metallopeptidase yields MHHTRRILLAFSLAASAASVAFADYQNIGQATGDDRLEQLSKTLAQGSYTHSADMDLPAVSNVSVKLREKTIELNNATIEKKYGRSAISSQDNAPSFSANTGYSWLVSHPLQEGRVSSSWGNRTLLGSTRHHSGVDLAAPSGTPIYSTGPGVVTKSGWGTGYGQYVEIDHGNGYITRYAHASRLIVNAGDRVSAGEHIANVGCTGRCTGPHLHFEVVKDGQRKNPSTYLAMLP; encoded by the coding sequence ATGCATCATACGCGTCGTATTTTACTCGCATTTTCGTTGGCTGCTTCAGCTGCTTCGGTTGCTTTCGCAGATTATCAGAATATTGGTCAAGCTACAGGTGACGACCGCTTAGAGCAATTATCAAAAACCTTAGCTCAAGGTTCTTATACTCATTCTGCTGATATGGATCTGCCAGCTGTATCGAATGTATCCGTTAAATTACGTGAAAAAACCATTGAATTGAACAATGCAACGATCGAGAAGAAATATGGTCGTTCAGCGATTTCATCTCAAGACAACGCACCTTCATTCTCTGCAAATACAGGTTATTCTTGGTTGGTCAGCCATCCATTGCAAGAAGGGCGTGTCAGTTCTTCTTGGGGGAACCGTACCTTATTAGGTTCAACACGTCATCATTCTGGTGTTGATCTTGCTGCACCCTCTGGTACGCCAATCTATTCCACTGGCCCTGGTGTCGTGACCAAGTCAGGTTGGGGTACAGGCTATGGTCAGTATGTTGAAATTGATCATGGCAATGGTTATATCACTCGTTATGCACATGCATCACGTTTAATCGTGAATGCAGGTGATCGCGTGAGTGCTGGTGAGCATATTGCCAATGTTGGTTGTACGGGTCGTTGTACTGGACCACATTTACACTTTGAAGTTGTGAAAGATGGTCAACGGAAAAATCCATCAACTTATTTAGCAATGTTGCCTTAA
- the aceE gene encoding pyruvate dehydrogenase (acetyl-transferring), homodimeric type, with protein MAFYGDSDAQETQEWQEAFDSVLQHMGTERAAFLLEKLYQRAIAKHVPIQRLNTPYLNTISVEEQPAMPGDQDMERRIRALIRWNALAMVLRANKTGDDLGGHLASFASSATLYDVGFNHFFRAASDNFGGDMIYYQGHCAPGIYARSFLEGRLTEDQLNNFRREVGGNGLPSYPHPYLMPDYWQFPTVSMGLGPIMSIYQAHIQKYLMNRGLIKEEDRKVWAYLGDGEMDEPESTGAISLAGREKLDNLVWVVNCNLQRLDGPVRGNGKIIQELESLFRGAGWRVIKVVWGRHWDPLLAQDSSGALKAVMEETVDGEYQRYQVKGGAYTREKFFGKYPEAAELVKDLSDEDIDNLNRGGHDPYKVFAAYAEAMKAKGQPTVILAKTVKGYGLSEEIEAVNKTHQIKKMQIDSLKYVRDRFNLPFTDDKLEELPFYRPSENSPEMKYMKARREALGGYLPARRRESETLAIPELSVFDAVLNGSGGKEQSTTMLMVRLIAALLKEKAIKDRVVPIVPDEARTFGLEGMFRQLGIYAAHGQKYTPEDQEQLMHYREASDGHMLQEGINEAGAMSAWAALATSYSTNNLPMIPMYMYYSMFGFQRIGDIAWAAGDAQAQGFLLGATAGRTTLNGEGLQHQDGHSHILANTIPNCVSYDPCFGYELAVIVHDGLQRMYVNQERVFYYLTVMNENYEHPAMPEGAEEGIKRGMYLFEKDEQATVQLLGSGVILREVIKAAKILRDEYQIRSNVWSVTSFNELSRDGMACEEYNRLHPLTEEVKESWVSKQLRGTEGIVVSATDHMRAYSEQIRAYLPDGRPFVALGTDGYGRSDTRANLRSFFGVDAAHIVVATLKKLADEGEVDARLVKDAISNFELDTDRPVAWAPQAHPEVQAVAEYHETQTGEGK; from the coding sequence ATGGCGTTTTATGGCGACTCTGACGCGCAAGAAACCCAGGAATGGCAAGAAGCATTTGATTCAGTATTACAACATATGGGCACGGAGCGTGCTGCCTTCTTACTAGAAAAACTTTATCAACGGGCTATTGCAAAACATGTTCCAATCCAACGCCTAAATACGCCTTATCTCAATACCATTTCAGTTGAAGAACAACCAGCCATGCCTGGTGATCAGGATATGGAACGTCGTATCCGTGCTTTGATTCGCTGGAATGCATTGGCAATGGTGTTGCGTGCCAATAAAACGGGTGACGACCTCGGTGGTCACCTTGCAAGTTTTGCATCGTCTGCAACGCTTTATGATGTTGGTTTTAACCATTTCTTCCGCGCTGCTTCAGATAACTTTGGCGGTGACATGATCTATTATCAAGGTCACTGTGCACCTGGTATTTATGCGCGATCATTCCTTGAAGGTCGCTTAACTGAAGATCAATTGAATAATTTCCGCCGTGAAGTAGGTGGTAATGGTCTTCCAAGTTACCCACATCCGTATTTGATGCCGGATTATTGGCAGTTCCCGACCGTATCGATGGGTTTAGGCCCGATTATGTCGATTTACCAAGCACACATTCAAAAGTACTTGATGAATCGTGGCTTGATCAAAGAAGAAGATCGTAAAGTCTGGGCATATCTAGGCGATGGTGAGATGGATGAGCCTGAAAGTACGGGTGCAATCTCACTGGCTGGTCGTGAAAAATTAGATAACTTGGTTTGGGTAGTGAACTGTAACTTACAGCGTCTGGATGGCCCAGTACGTGGTAATGGTAAGATCATCCAAGAGCTTGAATCATTATTCCGTGGTGCCGGCTGGCGTGTGATTAAAGTGGTTTGGGGCCGTCATTGGGATCCACTACTTGCGCAAGATAGTTCAGGTGCTTTAAAAGCGGTCATGGAAGAAACAGTTGATGGTGAGTATCAGCGCTATCAAGTGAAAGGCGGTGCATATACCCGTGAGAAATTCTTTGGCAAGTACCCAGAAGCTGCGGAACTGGTAAAAGATTTAAGTGATGAAGACATTGATAATCTTAACCGTGGTGGTCATGACCCGTACAAAGTTTTTGCTGCCTATGCAGAAGCAATGAAAGCCAAAGGTCAACCAACTGTTATTCTTGCGAAAACGGTCAAAGGTTATGGTTTGTCTGAAGAAATTGAAGCGGTGAACAAAACTCACCAAATCAAAAAAATGCAGATCGACTCTTTGAAATATGTACGTGACCGTTTTAACCTGCCATTTACAGATGATAAGTTAGAAGAGCTTCCATTCTATCGCCCAAGTGAAAACTCTCCTGAAATGAAGTATATGAAGGCGCGTCGAGAGGCATTAGGTGGCTACCTACCTGCACGTCGTCGTGAGAGTGAAACTTTAGCGATTCCTGAATTATCAGTATTTGATGCTGTATTAAATGGTTCTGGTGGTAAAGAGCAATCGACCACGATGCTAATGGTGCGTTTAATTGCTGCTTTACTGAAAGAAAAAGCAATTAAAGATCGTGTAGTGCCAATCGTTCCAGACGAAGCACGTACTTTTGGTTTAGAAGGGATGTTCCGTCAGCTCGGTATTTATGCCGCTCACGGTCAAAAATATACCCCAGAAGACCAAGAGCAGTTAATGCATTACCGTGAAGCAAGTGACGGTCACATGCTACAAGAAGGTATTAACGAAGCGGGTGCGATGAGTGCATGGGCTGCGTTGGCAACCAGTTATTCAACCAATAACTTGCCGATGATTCCAATGTACATGTACTACTCAATGTTCGGTTTCCAACGTATTGGTGACATTGCATGGGCTGCTGGTGATGCACAGGCACAAGGTTTCTTGTTAGGTGCCACTGCGGGTCGTACTACATTGAACGGTGAAGGTTTACAGCACCAAGATGGTCATTCACATATCTTGGCGAACACGATTCCAAACTGCGTATCTTATGATCCATGTTTTGGTTATGAATTGGCGGTGATCGTACACGATGGTTTACAACGTATGTATGTGAACCAAGAGCGTGTGTTCTACTACTTAACTGTAATGAACGAAAACTACGAGCATCCTGCAATGCCAGAAGGCGCCGAGGAAGGCATTAAACGTGGTATGTACTTGTTCGAAAAAGATGAACAAGCAACGGTTCAATTATTGGGTTCAGGTGTAATCCTTCGTGAAGTGATTAAAGCTGCGAAAATCTTACGTGATGAATATCAAATCCGTTCAAACGTTTGGAGTGTAACAAGCTTCAATGAGTTGTCACGTGATGGTATGGCATGTGAAGAATACAACCGCTTACACCCCCTTACTGAAGAAGTGAAAGAATCTTGGGTATCTAAGCAGTTACGTGGTACAGAAGGTATCGTGGTTTCTGCTACAGACCATATGCGTGCGTATAGCGAACAAATCCGTGCATATCTTCCAGATGGTCGTCCATTTGTTGCATTAGGTACCGATGGTTACGGCCGTTCAGATACACGTGCGAACTTACGTAGTTTCTTTGGTGTTGATGCTGCACATATTGTTGTTGCTACTTTGAAAAAATTAGCGGACGAAGGTGAAGTAGATGCACGTTTAGTGAAAGATGCAATTTCTAACTTTGAGTTAGATACTGATCGTCCAGTGGCATGGGCGCCACAAGCGCATCCAGAAGTTCAGGCAGTTGCTGAATACCATGAAACGCAAACAGGTGAGGGGAAATAA